In Candidatus Cloacimonadota bacterium, the following proteins share a genomic window:
- a CDS encoding LPP20 family lipoprotein produces MKKIMLILILTTFAVSVFAKAPKWYTTGELSNYPAELYFIGVGEGASYEEAQTKASAQIASQISVSIESQVETFTKELEVDDRVSYTDLFQSSINLTVNEVVQGIGVVNHEQSGDKFYVFAVLDKSQYAAGIEAELDKMWGGILKLVNDGRYLINEGK; encoded by the coding sequence ATGAAAAAAATAATGCTTATATTGATTCTTACTACATTTGCAGTATCAGTCTTTGCCAAAGCACCAAAATGGTATACAACAGGTGAACTCTCTAATTATCCTGCTGAATTATATTTTATTGGTGTTGGTGAAGGTGCGAGTTACGAAGAGGCACAAACAAAAGCTTCAGCACAAATAGCTTCACAAATTAGTGTATCCATTGAATCGCAAGTTGAAACATTCACAAAAGAATTAGAAGTAGATGACCGTGTTTCGTATACTGACCTGTTTCAATCTTCAATTAATTTAACAGTTAATGAAGTGGTGCAGGGAATAGGAGTTGTAAATCACGAACAATCAGGTGATAAATTTTATGTATTTGCTGTTTTAGATAAAAGCCAATATGCTGCAGGCATAGAAGCAGAACTGGATAAAATGTGGGGTGGAATATTAAAATTGGTAAATGATGGCAGATATTTAATTAATGAGGGAAAAAT